From one Plantibacter flavus genomic stretch:
- a CDS encoding ABC transporter substrate-binding protein, which produces MKWKKSVLGVLALGASAGLMLTGCSGGASSGGSSAGAGSDGYKIAFIQGVAGDEFYISMQCGIESAAKDAGATVTTQGPEKFDPTLQKPLVDSVVASKPDAILVAPTDVKAMEAPLKAAADAGIKVVLVDTTVDDPSFAVSQISSDNKGGGAAAFDAIKEAHPEGGKVLVVSVDPGISTTDARAEGFQEAVKGDDKFTDLGVQYSHNEPSTAAEIVTAALQKDPDIVGIFAANLFAAEGSATGVKQAGKEDSVTIVGFDAGPAQVKQLKEGTVQALVAQEPATIGSDGVAQAIAALNGDKVEAKIQTGFTIITKDNVDGDAKDAVYQSKCG; this is translated from the coding sequence ATGAAGTGGAAGAAGTCAGTTCTCGGAGTCCTCGCGCTCGGCGCGTCGGCAGGCCTCATGCTCACCGGGTGTTCCGGTGGCGCGAGCTCGGGCGGCAGCAGCGCAGGCGCAGGTTCCGACGGCTACAAGATCGCGTTCATCCAGGGCGTCGCAGGCGACGAGTTCTACATCTCGATGCAGTGCGGTATCGAATCGGCGGCGAAGGATGCCGGCGCGACGGTCACGACCCAGGGTCCGGAGAAGTTCGACCCGACGCTGCAGAAGCCGCTCGTCGACTCGGTCGTCGCCTCGAAGCCGGACGCGATCCTGGTCGCCCCGACCGACGTGAAGGCCATGGAGGCCCCGCTGAAGGCTGCGGCCGACGCGGGCATCAAGGTCGTCCTCGTCGACACCACCGTCGACGACCCGTCGTTCGCGGTCTCGCAGATCTCGAGCGACAACAAGGGCGGCGGCGCTGCGGCGTTCGACGCGATCAAGGAAGCGCACCCTGAGGGCGGCAAGGTCCTCGTGGTCTCGGTCGACCCCGGCATCTCGACCACGGACGCCCGTGCCGAGGGCTTCCAGGAAGCGGTCAAGGGCGATGACAAGTTCACCGACCTCGGCGTGCAGTACAGCCACAACGAGCCGTCCACGGCTGCCGAGATCGTGACCGCGGCGCTCCAGAAGGACCCCGACATCGTGGGCATCTTCGCAGCGAACCTGTTCGCGGCCGAAGGTTCCGCGACCGGTGTCAAGCAGGCCGGCAAGGAGGACTCGGTCACCATCGTCGGGTTCGACGCGGGTCCCGCCCAGGTCAAGCAGCTGAAGGAGGGCACCGTCCAGGCGCTCGTCGCTCAGGAGCCGGCCACCATCGGTTCCGACGGTGTCGCCCAGGCGATCGCTGCGCTGAACGGCGACAAGGTCGAGGCCAAGATCCAGACCGGCTTCACCATCATCACCAAGGACAACGTCGACGGCGACGCGAAGGATGCCGTCTACCAGTCCAAGTGCGGCTAG
- a CDS encoding nucleoside/nucleotide kinase family protein translates to MSGTTTTAGTGLDGFVDLDGLIDHARSLAATGSRRILGIVGAPGAGKSTVSDAIAAALGDQAVIVGMDGFHLDNAELVRLGRRDRKGAPDTFDVDGYVALLSRLARAGRTADSPGTPIYAPRFDRSLEASIGSAVLVRPEVPLVITEGNYLLFDDHGWQGVAAHLDESWYVDVDDEVRRDRLIARRLGHGHPRDEAEAWVLGVDEPNARLVDATKQRATRIVTLDASTPVETESTHGV, encoded by the coding sequence ATGAGCGGCACGACGACCACCGCCGGGACCGGCCTCGATGGCTTCGTCGACCTCGACGGCCTCATCGATCACGCCCGCTCGCTCGCCGCCACCGGGTCCCGCCGGATCCTCGGGATCGTCGGGGCACCCGGTGCGGGCAAGTCCACCGTGAGCGACGCGATCGCTGCGGCGCTCGGCGACCAGGCCGTGATCGTCGGGATGGACGGCTTCCACCTCGACAACGCCGAGCTCGTCCGCCTCGGGCGACGCGACCGCAAGGGCGCGCCCGACACCTTCGACGTCGACGGTTACGTCGCACTGCTGTCCCGCCTCGCCCGTGCCGGACGCACCGCCGATTCACCGGGCACACCCATCTACGCACCCCGGTTCGACCGCTCGCTCGAGGCGTCGATCGGCAGTGCCGTCCTCGTCCGACCCGAGGTGCCGCTCGTGATCACGGAGGGCAACTACCTCCTGTTCGACGACCACGGCTGGCAGGGTGTCGCCGCGCATCTCGACGAGTCCTGGTACGTCGACGTGGACGACGAGGTCCGCCGCGACCGACTCATCGCCCGACGCCTCGGTCACGGACACCCGCGCGACGAGGCTGAAGCCTGGGTGCTCGGCGTCGACGAGCCGAACGCCCGCCTGGTCGACGCGACCAAGCAACGTGCCACCCGGATCGTCACGCTCGACGCATCGACGCCGGTGGAGACCGAATCCACCCACGGCGTCTGA
- a CDS encoding LacI family DNA-binding transcriptional regulator — protein sequence MAAQSGVSIKTVSRVVNGEPSVHPETRSRVLEAIDRLGYVPNTAARSLKSGTGGAIGVLIDSLADPFFASLVSAIEARALKEGLSVLVASTGLDEGRERDQLTGFIAGHQVAGVIIAPVAAELPYLEAFRNVTPVVAVDRPLAAFDSVVVDDYAATQLAIRQFVELGHTRIAFYDRDERFLTIRRRYQGYTDVLAEAGIDLDPSLVSWTIDGSLDYAAETERLLGLEDPPTAFFASNAKAAIGLTSSLHRIGREETAHIAFGDFTLADVLRPAVSCINQDPFFIGTAAIERLLELRESPADEPREWVVPTSLVSRGSGEIPGPAPRHTVDARTASTTSMVGGPAA from the coding sequence GTGGCTGCGCAGTCCGGCGTCAGCATCAAGACCGTCTCGCGGGTGGTGAACGGCGAACCGTCCGTGCACCCCGAGACCCGAAGCCGCGTGCTCGAGGCGATCGATCGCCTCGGGTACGTGCCCAACACGGCCGCCCGCTCGCTGAAGTCCGGCACCGGCGGCGCGATCGGCGTCCTCATCGACTCGCTCGCCGACCCGTTCTTCGCCTCGCTCGTCAGCGCCATCGAGGCCCGCGCGCTCAAGGAGGGCCTGAGCGTCCTCGTCGCGAGCACCGGGCTCGACGAGGGGCGCGAGCGCGACCAGCTCACCGGGTTCATCGCCGGCCACCAGGTCGCCGGCGTCATCATCGCCCCGGTCGCCGCGGAGCTGCCCTACCTCGAGGCGTTCCGGAACGTGACGCCCGTCGTCGCCGTCGACCGTCCGCTCGCCGCCTTCGACAGCGTCGTGGTCGACGACTACGCCGCCACCCAGCTGGCGATCCGCCAGTTCGTCGAGCTCGGTCACACCCGCATCGCCTTCTACGACCGGGACGAACGCTTCCTCACCATCCGTCGGCGCTACCAGGGCTACACCGACGTCCTGGCCGAGGCGGGGATCGACCTCGACCCGTCACTCGTCTCCTGGACCATCGACGGCTCGCTCGACTACGCCGCCGAGACGGAGCGCCTGCTCGGGCTCGAGGACCCGCCCACCGCGTTCTTCGCGTCGAACGCGAAGGCGGCGATCGGTCTGACGAGCTCATTGCACCGCATCGGGCGCGAGGAGACGGCGCACATCGCGTTCGGCGACTTCACCCTCGCCGACGTCCTGCGGCCGGCCGTCAGCTGCATCAACCAGGATCCGTTCTTCATCGGCACCGCCGCGATCGAGCGACTCCTCGAACTGCGCGAATCACCGGCCGACGAACCGCGCGAGTGGGTCGTCCCGACCTCCCTGGTGTCGCGTGGTTCCGGAGAGATCCCAGGCCCGGCACCGCGTCACACCGTGGACGCACGCACCGCGTCCACCACGAGCATGGTCGGAGGACCAGCAGCATGA
- a CDS encoding ABC transporter permease produces the protein MSAVKQAEMGPETTAIETAKDRETPIKKLFKAQAFQIFIVLLVVIAIFSAIAPDTFAQLSNLRLVVQNASILAVLGVGMTYVIITSGIDLSIGSVLVFSGVVSATTMRAMGGDDWGTAIVGILVSIGVGILWGTFNGILISKAKVPPLIVTLGSLGMALGLAQILTGGVDIREVPSVLTDSIGYGNIFGAVPIISVIALVVVIIGALVLHKTKFGLYTYAVGSSEEAARRVGVKVDRHLIRIYAISGGLAGLAGILSLSQFGTTAIAGQSQTNLNVIAAVVIGGTSLFGGYGTIFGTVVGLFIPAVLQNGFVITGVQPFWQQVAVGAVLILAVYVDQVRRSSAARGGSTSFWRALVSRKKK, from the coding sequence ATGAGCGCGGTGAAGCAGGCCGAGATGGGGCCGGAGACGACCGCCATCGAGACGGCCAAGGACCGGGAGACCCCGATCAAGAAGCTCTTCAAGGCTCAGGCCTTCCAGATCTTCATCGTCCTCCTCGTCGTCATCGCGATCTTCTCCGCGATCGCACCCGACACCTTCGCGCAGCTGTCCAACCTGCGGCTCGTCGTGCAGAACGCCTCCATCCTCGCGGTGCTCGGCGTCGGCATGACCTACGTCATCATCACCTCCGGCATCGACCTCTCGATCGGCTCCGTCCTCGTCTTCTCGGGCGTCGTGTCCGCGACGACGATGCGGGCCATGGGCGGCGACGACTGGGGGACCGCGATCGTCGGCATCCTCGTGTCGATCGGCGTCGGCATCCTCTGGGGTACCTTCAACGGCATCCTCATCTCCAAAGCGAAGGTGCCGCCGCTGATCGTCACCCTCGGTAGCCTCGGCATGGCGCTCGGCCTCGCCCAGATCCTCACCGGCGGCGTCGACATCCGCGAGGTGCCGTCGGTCCTCACCGACTCGATCGGGTACGGCAACATCTTCGGCGCAGTCCCGATCATCTCGGTCATCGCCCTCGTCGTCGTCATCATCGGTGCGCTCGTCCTCCACAAGACGAAGTTCGGCCTGTACACCTACGCGGTGGGCTCGAGCGAGGAGGCGGCACGACGCGTCGGCGTGAAGGTCGACCGTCACCTCATCCGCATCTACGCGATCTCGGGTGGCCTCGCGGGTCTCGCCGGCATCCTGTCGCTGTCGCAGTTCGGCACCACCGCGATCGCCGGTCAGTCGCAGACGAACCTGAACGTCATCGCCGCGGTCGTCATCGGTGGCACCTCGCTCTTCGGTGGCTACGGGACGATCTTCGGCACCGTCGTCGGTCTGTTCATCCCCGCCGTCCTCCAGAACGGCTTCGTCATCACCGGCGTGCAGCCCTTCTGGCAGCAGGTCGCGGTCGGCGCCGTCCTCATCCTGGCCGTCTACGTCGACCAGGTCCGCCGTTCCTCCGCAGCCCGCGGTGGATCCACGAGCTTCTGGCGAGCCCTCGTCAGCAGGAAGAAGAAATAA
- a CDS encoding HNH endonuclease signature motif containing protein has protein sequence MTSTAPNPLAAAAAGFDAVWNGALDAIRAGSNVAEQLENMNGEALFRVLDELGAVQHAVEVLAARVTGAIALRPSPTGRDGSLVRAAGYANPGVMVSERWRVSRARGSAIAEVGAAITQPRGLLGELEECPFPDIAAALEATPAADDSSVSAETDGAGPAQAEAAGTVPAPLSVDGAAVIVRELRNAGRICATVELQAASVIAVEHAANAPLQDVVRIAKLIRTRLDQDGREPRDELLRRAERATLRELPSGMTLLRAELAPESAAFVRAGLDALIGAGLRRPSFVDADTAGDQPDGSGTPMPDGPSLIPTDRRRAIALTEIFRHTAGCSGAATELAPVSVVIRVDHDTLETGLGAATIDGIEEPIGAGALRRLAADANLIPMVLGGPSQVLDLGAGARLFTRGQKVALAERDGGCAWTGCTHPPSFTEAHHITWWSQGGPTNLDNGILLCPFHHHRIHDDHWTITIQNGIPWFIPPSHIDRHQTPIRGGRIHLAASTKAPACPSTSSGTDTRTTLRQAR, from the coding sequence ATGACCAGCACCGCACCGAACCCCCTCGCCGCCGCCGCGGCCGGGTTCGATGCCGTGTGGAACGGTGCGCTCGACGCGATCCGTGCCGGCTCGAATGTCGCGGAGCAGCTCGAGAACATGAACGGCGAGGCCCTGTTCCGGGTCCTCGACGAACTCGGTGCCGTGCAGCATGCCGTCGAGGTGCTCGCCGCCCGGGTCACCGGGGCGATCGCGCTCCGCCCGTCGCCCACCGGCCGCGATGGGTCGCTCGTCCGCGCCGCCGGTTACGCCAACCCGGGCGTGATGGTGTCGGAGCGGTGGCGGGTCTCCCGCGCCCGCGGTTCGGCCATCGCCGAGGTCGGCGCCGCGATCACGCAACCACGCGGGCTCCTCGGCGAGCTGGAGGAGTGCCCCTTCCCGGACATCGCCGCCGCCCTCGAGGCGACACCAGCCGCCGACGATTCCTCCGTCTCTGCCGAAACGGACGGTGCCGGGCCCGCTCAGGCCGAGGCTGCTGGCACGGTGCCCGCCCCGCTCAGCGTCGACGGGGCGGCGGTCATCGTCCGCGAACTGCGTAACGCGGGCCGCATCTGCGCCACCGTCGAACTCCAGGCGGCGTCGGTCATCGCGGTCGAGCACGCCGCGAACGCGCCCTTGCAGGATGTCGTCCGGATCGCGAAGCTCATCCGCACCCGCCTCGACCAGGACGGCCGGGAACCCCGCGACGAACTCCTCCGACGAGCCGAACGCGCGACCCTCCGAGAACTCCCCTCCGGCATGACGCTCCTCCGCGCCGAACTGGCCCCCGAAAGCGCCGCGTTCGTCCGCGCCGGCCTCGACGCCCTCATCGGCGCCGGACTGCGCCGACCGTCCTTCGTGGATGCCGACACCGCCGGCGATCAGCCCGACGGCTCCGGCACACCCATGCCAGACGGCCCATCGCTGATCCCCACCGACCGACGCCGCGCGATCGCGCTCACCGAGATCTTCCGCCACACCGCCGGCTGCAGTGGCGCCGCCACCGAGCTCGCACCCGTGTCCGTCGTCATCCGCGTCGACCACGACACCCTTGAAACCGGCCTCGGCGCAGCCACCATCGACGGCATCGAGGAACCCATCGGCGCAGGAGCCCTCCGCAGGCTCGCCGCGGACGCGAACCTCATCCCCATGGTCCTCGGCGGACCCTCCCAGGTCCTCGACCTCGGCGCCGGCGCCCGCCTGTTCACCCGCGGACAGAAAGTCGCCCTCGCCGAACGCGACGGCGGCTGCGCCTGGACCGGCTGCACCCACCCACCATCCTTCACCGAAGCCCACCACATCACCTGGTGGTCACAAGGCGGCCCCACCAACCTCGACAACGGCATCCTCCTCTGCCCCTTCCACCACCACCGCATCCACGACGACCACTGGACCATCACCATCCAGAACGGCATCCCCTGGTTCATCCCACCCAGCCACATCGACCGCCACCAAACCCCCATCCGAGGCGGACGCATCCACCTCGCCGCCTCAACCAAGGCACCCGCCTGCCCTTCGACAAGCTCAGGGACCGACACGCGAACCACCCTTCGACAAGCCCGGTGA
- a CDS encoding HAD-IA family hydrolase, which produces MIVVVAGAAGSGKTTLGRELARALRLPLLDLDTITNPLLDGLGAVTDPDGAEPLHWNDAKLRPTMRPARYAALRAVLADQRDSGVGAVLVAPFTAELRGGAEWDALVEAAGVAPKVVWLHADAATLAARRAERGAERDTHIVDPSSDTPPAIEHLSIEAALSTSQQLAAVQRALGLGRTIEASAPIFDQVFAAGLFDLDGTLIDSTPAVNRSWAQLAREYGLEGDLLAAGHGQPAAQVLAAIFPPEQVAEALARIIEIEADEVADVIALPGAAEALAALGDDAKAIVTSGTRLIAGNRIAAAGLVRPEVVVTFDDVTKGKPDPEPFLLGRTRLGMESQPCVVFEDAPAGLAAARAAGCWTVGIAGTHEAHELDADLVIDGLFQLRLEPVTEGGFRLVPVSLG; this is translated from the coding sequence GTGATCGTCGTCGTCGCAGGAGCAGCCGGAAGCGGCAAGACCACCCTCGGACGCGAGCTCGCCCGGGCCCTCCGGCTCCCGCTCCTCGACCTCGACACCATCACCAATCCGTTGCTCGACGGTCTCGGTGCGGTGACCGATCCCGACGGTGCCGAGCCGCTCCACTGGAACGACGCGAAGCTGCGCCCGACCATGCGTCCGGCACGGTACGCGGCCCTCCGAGCGGTCCTCGCCGACCAGCGCGACAGCGGTGTCGGCGCGGTGCTCGTCGCGCCCTTCACCGCGGAGCTCCGCGGCGGCGCCGAATGGGACGCGCTCGTCGAGGCGGCAGGGGTCGCCCCGAAGGTCGTCTGGCTGCACGCCGATGCCGCCACGCTCGCAGCCCGCCGGGCCGAACGCGGTGCCGAGCGGGACACGCACATCGTGGACCCGTCCTCCGACACCCCACCCGCCATCGAGCACCTGTCGATCGAAGCGGCGTTGTCCACCTCGCAGCAGCTCGCCGCCGTCCAACGCGCGCTCGGCCTCGGACGGACCATCGAGGCCTCAGCACCGATCTTCGACCAGGTCTTCGCCGCCGGACTCTTCGACCTCGACGGGACCCTCATCGACTCGACGCCGGCCGTGAACCGGTCATGGGCGCAGCTCGCCCGCGAATACGGTCTCGAGGGCGACCTGCTCGCCGCGGGACACGGCCAGCCCGCCGCCCAGGTGCTCGCCGCGATCTTCCCGCCCGAGCAGGTCGCCGAAGCACTCGCACGGATCATCGAGATCGAGGCCGACGAGGTCGCCGACGTCATCGCGCTCCCGGGGGCGGCGGAGGCACTGGCGGCGCTCGGCGACGACGCGAAGGCGATCGTCACGAGCGGCACGAGGCTCATCGCCGGCAACCGGATCGCGGCCGCCGGGCTCGTGCGGCCGGAGGTCGTCGTGACCTTCGACGACGTCACGAAGGGCAAGCCGGACCCCGAACCGTTCCTGCTCGGCCGCACCCGGCTGGGCATGGAGTCGCAGCCGTGCGTCGTGTTCGAGGACGCACCGGCCGGGCTCGCCGCAGCGCGTGCCGCCGGCTGCTGGACGGTCGGCATCGCGGGGACGCACGAGGCGCACGAACTCGATGCGGACCTCGTGATCGACGGCCTCTTCCAACTGCGGCTCGAGCCGGTCACCGAGGGCGGGTTCCGGCTCGTCCCGGTGTCGCTCGGCTGA
- a CDS encoding ATP-binding cassette domain-containing protein translates to MTTPVLEARGLTRQFGHVRALDEADFEVYPGEVTALIGDNGAGKSTLVKALSGNLAVDSGVIRFEGEPITLTSPMQSSALGIETVYQDLALAPHLDPVQNVYLGREIMRPGLGGLLGLMNVKEMSKQSRHAFDELGATVRSLTDPVGAMSGGQRQAIAIARAVHWANKVVFLDEPTAALGVRQTKNVLETIRRVRDKGIAVVFISHSMPHVMEVSDRVQVLRLGHRAATVDTKDTNMEELVGLMTGASTRNVA, encoded by the coding sequence ATGACGACTCCCGTCTTGGAGGCCAGAGGCCTCACCCGGCAGTTCGGGCACGTCCGCGCCCTCGACGAGGCGGACTTCGAGGTCTACCCCGGCGAGGTCACCGCCCTCATCGGCGACAACGGCGCGGGCAAGTCCACCCTGGTCAAGGCACTCTCCGGCAACCTCGCGGTCGACAGCGGCGTGATCAGGTTCGAAGGCGAACCGATCACCCTCACCTCGCCCATGCAGTCGAGTGCGCTCGGCATCGAGACGGTCTACCAGGACCTCGCACTCGCGCCCCACCTCGACCCCGTGCAGAACGTCTACCTCGGCCGCGAGATCATGCGGCCGGGCCTCGGCGGCCTGCTCGGCCTCATGAACGTCAAGGAGATGAGCAAGCAGTCGCGTCACGCCTTCGACGAACTCGGCGCGACCGTCCGTTCGCTCACCGACCCGGTGGGCGCGATGTCCGGTGGGCAGCGCCAGGCGATCGCCATCGCCCGTGCGGTGCACTGGGCCAACAAGGTCGTCTTCCTCGACGAACCGACGGCCGCCCTCGGCGTCCGTCAGACGAAGAACGTGCTCGAGACGATCCGCCGCGTGCGCGACAAGGGCATCGCGGTCGTCTTCATCAGCCACTCGATGCCGCACGTCATGGAGGTGTCCGACCGCGTGCAGGTGCTGCGGCTCGGCCACCGCGCGGCGACGGTCGACACGAAGGACACGAACATGGAAGAACTCGTCGGTCTCATGACCGGTGCCAGCACGAGGAACGTCGCATGA
- a CDS encoding mannitol dehydrogenase family protein translates to MTQLSDATLTALDERVAVPAYDRSAIRPGIVHFGVGAFHRAHGAMFVDRVLGLPGDEHASWGLVGVGTLAGDAAMRDALGAQDRLYTLVTTSPDGEVEARVVGSIVEYLFAPDDPEAVLARVSDPSTRIVSLTITEGGYGVNDATGAFEPSDGATLADLDGLPAGALPQSPLGFITAALRARRDAGAVPFTVMSCDNIQGNGHVARTAVLAFAERIDPALAAWIGVEVRFPNSMVDRITPATTDEQRAFVSERFGIDDRWPVLSESFEQWVLEDDFSDGRPPYEQVGVQLVEDVEPYELMKLRLLNASHQAMSYLGLLAGETYVHDVCRDELFSRFLLGYMHEEARPTLAPVPGIDIDAYCAELMRRFGSEAVKDTLARQIVDGSERIPKFLLPVVREQLRTGGGIARSALVLAAWSRFIEGVGDDGRELAPVDRRLAELQAAVAQEAERPGAFLDLEVVFGDLGSDARLREAFIAARARLADVGARVAVEEVVAAG, encoded by the coding sequence ATGACCCAGCTCTCCGACGCCACCCTCACCGCTCTCGACGAGCGGGTGGCCGTCCCCGCCTATGACCGCTCGGCCATCCGACCCGGCATCGTCCACTTCGGGGTCGGCGCCTTCCATCGTGCGCACGGGGCGATGTTCGTCGACCGCGTGCTCGGGCTCCCCGGCGACGAACACGCGTCCTGGGGGCTCGTCGGCGTCGGCACACTGGCCGGTGACGCCGCCATGCGGGACGCGCTCGGCGCTCAGGACCGGCTCTACACGCTCGTGACGACGAGTCCGGACGGCGAGGTCGAGGCACGCGTCGTCGGGTCGATCGTCGAGTACCTGTTCGCTCCCGACGACCCGGAAGCGGTCCTCGCCCGCGTGAGCGATCCGTCGACGCGGATCGTGTCGCTCACGATCACCGAGGGCGGCTACGGGGTGAACGATGCGACCGGGGCTTTCGAGCCGAGCGACGGTGCGACGCTCGCGGATCTCGACGGGCTGCCGGCGGGGGCGCTGCCGCAGAGCCCGCTCGGGTTCATCACGGCGGCCCTCCGTGCCCGACGCGACGCCGGTGCGGTCCCGTTCACGGTCATGTCCTGCGACAATATCCAGGGCAACGGGCACGTCGCCCGGACGGCGGTCCTCGCCTTCGCCGAGCGCATCGACCCGGCGCTCGCCGCCTGGATCGGTGTCGAGGTGCGGTTCCCGAACTCGATGGTGGACCGCATCACGCCGGCGACGACGGACGAGCAGCGTGCGTTCGTGTCCGAGCGGTTCGGGATCGACGACCGCTGGCCGGTGCTCTCGGAATCGTTCGAGCAGTGGGTGCTCGAGGACGACTTCTCCGACGGTCGTCCGCCATACGAGCAGGTGGGCGTGCAGCTCGTGGAGGACGTCGAGCCGTATGAGCTGATGAAGCTCCGGTTGTTGAACGCCTCCCACCAGGCGATGAGCTACCTCGGGTTGCTGGCGGGGGAGACGTACGTGCACGACGTCTGCCGCGACGAGCTGTTCTCGCGGTTCCTCCTCGGGTACATGCACGAGGAGGCGCGGCCGACGCTCGCGCCGGTCCCGGGCATCGACATCGACGCGTACTGTGCGGAGCTGATGCGCCGGTTCGGCAGTGAGGCGGTCAAGGACACGTTGGCGCGGCAGATCGTCGACGGGTCGGAGCGCATCCCGAAGTTCCTGCTCCCGGTGGTCCGTGAGCAGTTGCGGACCGGCGGCGGGATCGCGCGTTCGGCGCTCGTCCTCGCAGCGTGGAGTCGGTTCATCGAGGGTGTCGGTGACGACGGGCGGGAGCTTGCCCCGGTCGATCGGCGGTTGGCCGAGTTGCAGGCGGCCGTCGCGCAGGAGGCGGAGCGCCCTGGGGCGTTCCTGGACCTGGAGGTCGTGTTCGGCGACCTCGGATCGGACGCGCGACTGCGCGAGGCGTTCATCGCGGCGCGCGCGCGGCTGGCGGACGTCGGTGCGCGGGTGGCGGTGGAAGAGGTCGTCGCCGCGGGGTGA
- a CDS encoding SDR family oxidoreductase, giving the protein MTDFNGRTILVTGASGGIGGATVRHLVAAGAQVIASGRNVEHLDAIAAETGAEPLPFDLTSEDSIRDAIEGRDIWGVVNSGGWGGEIASPQETDIDVFDKVISINARGSLLVTKYASREMIRQERGGAIVNVSSQASLVALSGHISYGSSKAALDNITRVSALELGKYGIRVNAVNPTVVMTPMSAWYWGRPDIEGPFLEAMPLGKWATEDDIAGPITFLLSDAAGMISGVSLPIDGGYTAR; this is encoded by the coding sequence ATGACTGACTTCAACGGCCGCACCATCCTCGTCACGGGAGCGAGCGGCGGCATCGGCGGCGCCACCGTCCGCCACCTCGTCGCAGCGGGCGCGCAGGTGATCGCCTCCGGTCGCAACGTCGAGCACCTCGACGCCATCGCCGCTGAGACGGGCGCCGAACCGCTGCCCTTCGACCTCACCTCGGAGGACAGCATCCGCGACGCGATCGAGGGACGCGACATCTGGGGCGTCGTCAACTCCGGCGGTTGGGGCGGCGAGATCGCCTCCCCTCAGGAGACCGACATCGACGTGTTCGACAAGGTCATCAGCATCAACGCACGCGGGTCACTGCTCGTCACCAAGTACGCGTCCCGCGAGATGATCCGCCAGGAACGCGGCGGCGCGATCGTGAACGTCTCCAGCCAGGCGAGCCTCGTCGCGCTTTCCGGCCACATCTCCTACGGCTCGTCGAAGGCCGCGCTCGACAACATCACGCGGGTCTCCGCCCTGGAACTCGGGAAGTACGGCATCCGGGTGAACGCCGTCAACCCGACGGTCGTGATGACGCCGATGTCCGCCTGGTACTGGGGTCGGCCCGACATCGAAGGCCCCTTCCTCGAGGCGATGCCGCTCGGCAAGTGGGCCACCGAGGACGACATCGCCGGCCCGATCACCTTCCTGCTGAGCGACGCCGCCGGCATGATCTCGGGCGTCTCGCTGCCGATCGACGGCGGCTACACCGCGCGCTGA
- a CDS encoding class I mannose-6-phosphate isomerase, whose amino-acid sequence MSTTQPTRLAQPTRLAPNLIEHFYRGGDRIAGLRGIEQQSEFQPEEWLGATVSRADQEPGGAIGLARTVDGVLLRDLVAADPEQWTGAGQDHGTDAADTGILVKLLDARQRLPVHVHPDRAFAASHLDCAYGKTEAWFILDAEPGSAVHLGWSEDVDPDELDRRRDAQDSEWMLSHMNRIVVERGMGILVPAGTAHAIDGGIFLAEVQEPTDLSILLEWSVTTSTRDESHLGLGFETVMGAVSTKALPQSEIEHLVVLHDLDARTDAPVSLLPAAADPYFQLFAVAPGTDGSAPVDAGFSVALALTGAGALVPEAGTEAVDFAAGEVFAVPAGFGPWTVSGSGTVLAAGPGAGWPATLASGDIR is encoded by the coding sequence ATGAGCACGACCCAGCCCACGAGGCTCGCCCAGCCGACGCGACTCGCGCCGAACCTCATCGAGCACTTCTACCGCGGCGGCGACCGTATCGCCGGCCTGCGCGGTATCGAGCAGCAGAGCGAGTTCCAGCCGGAGGAGTGGCTCGGAGCGACCGTGAGCCGCGCCGACCAGGAGCCCGGCGGCGCCATCGGCCTCGCCCGCACCGTCGATGGCGTCCTCCTCCGAGACCTCGTCGCGGCCGACCCCGAGCAGTGGACCGGGGCTGGACAAGACCACGGCACCGACGCCGCCGACACCGGCATCCTCGTCAAGCTGCTCGACGCCCGTCAGCGACTCCCCGTCCACGTCCACCCGGACCGGGCGTTCGCCGCCTCCCACCTCGACTGCGCCTACGGCAAGACGGAGGCCTGGTTCATCCTCGACGCCGAGCCCGGTTCGGCGGTCCACCTCGGATGGAGCGAGGACGTCGATCCCGACGAACTCGACCGCCGTCGCGACGCCCAGGACAGCGAGTGGATGCTGTCGCACATGAACCGGATCGTCGTCGAGCGCGGCATGGGCATCCTCGTGCCGGCCGGCACGGCCCACGCGATCGACGGCGGCATCTTCCTCGCGGAGGTGCAGGAACCGACCGACCTCTCCATCCTCCTGGAGTGGTCGGTCACGACCTCGACGCGCGACGAGTCCCACCTCGGCCTTGGGTTCGAGACCGTGATGGGCGCGGTGTCGACGAAGGCGCTCCCGCAGTCCGAGATCGAACACCTCGTCGTGCTGCACGACCTCGACGCCCGGACGGATGCGCCGGTCTCGTTGTTGCCTGCGGCCGCCGACCCCTACTTCCAGCTCTTCGCCGTGGCGCCCGGCACCGACGGCAGCGCGCCCGTTGACGCAGGCTTCTCGGTCGCGCTCGCGCTCACCGGCGCAGGCGCACTGGTCCCCGAGGCCGGCACCGAGGCCGTCGATTTCGCAGCCGGAGAGGTCTTCGCCGTCCCGGCCGGGTTCGGGCCCTGGACCGTCAGCGGCTCGGGCACGGTGCTCGCAGCCGGACCCGGTGCGGGCTGGCCGGCGACCCTCGCGTCGGGAGACATCCGATGA